Part of the Armatimonadota bacterium genome is shown below.
TCCTGGCCATGCGCATCTCCTTCATCAACGAGATCGCCAACATCTGCGAGCGGGTAGGGGCCGACGTCAAGGACGTGGCCCACGGCCTGGGCTACGACCGGCGCATCGGCCACGAGTACCTGCGGCCCGGGGTGGGGTTCTCCGGTCCCTGCCTGCCCAAGGACCTGGAGGGGCTGGTCCGCCTGGCGGAGGACGCCGGGTACGAGCCCTTCTTCCTCAAGGCCATCCTGGAGAAGAACGCGCACCAGCGGCGGCAGATCCTGGGCAAGGTCTACGGGCTGCTGGGGACCTCGCTCTACGGCCGGCGCATCGGGGTGCTGGGACTGACCTTCAAGCCGGGGACCGACGACGTCCGCAACTCCACGGCCCCGGAGATCGTGGACTACCTGGCGCGGCGGGGCGCGGAGGTGCTGACCTACGACCCGATGGCCGCCTCTGAGGCGGCGCTGGCCGGGCAGCGCGTCTCCTCGGCGTACGAGGCCGCTGCCGGTGCCGACCTGCTGCTCATCCTGACCTCCTGGGAGGAGTTCCGCGGGCTGGACTTCGAGCGCATCCGCCGCGAGATGCGCCTGCCCAACCTGGTGGACGGGGTGAACGCGCTGGAGCCGGAGGCGATGCGCCGCCTGGGCTTCACCTACGTGGGCGTGGGCCGTCCCTGACGCGAGGCGCTGACGCCCGGCGCTGACGCCTACCTCCAAAGCAGGGCGCTGACGCCTACCTCCAAAGCAGAGCGCTGACGCCCGGCCGTGACGCCTGCCCTTGGCCCGGAGTGCTAACGTCCTGTCCCAGCCGGTGCGCCGGTCAGCAGGCGCTGGATCTCCGCGGCCACGCGGGCCGCGGCCCCGGGAGCGCCCATACGCTCCCGTCCCGCCTGCCCCCGCCGCGCCCGCTCCTGTGGCGACGCCAGCAGCTGCAGCACCGCCGCCGCCGCCTGGTCGGGGTTGGAGGCGGCGACGATAGCCTCCCCCAGCAGGTGGCGCTGCAGGGCGAGGAAGCGCGCCGTGAACTGGGGGCCAGGGCCGGGGAAGGCGACCACGGGCTTCCCCAGGCCCGCCGCCTGCTCGTTGGCTGTACCGGCCAGGCCCACCACGACGTCGGCCCGCTCCACAGCGGGGGCGAAGGCCCGGGTGAAGGTCAGACGCGCCGGCCCGACCTCGACCGGGGCGGCGCCGGGGTCGGTCCTGGCGCCGCTACTGTGTCGCGCGCTCCCGGTGCTGCGACGGAGGGCCTGGAGCACCGTCTCTTCCTCCACCGTGGGGGCAAGCGAGAGGAGGAACTGCACGTCCGGCCGGGAGCGGGCGATGCGGGCGGCCACCTCCCCCAGCAGGGCGGCGTTGCGGGGAGCGTCGCTGCGGCTGCCGGGAAGCAGGGTGACCACGGGGCGCCCGGCGGCCACGGTGAAGTCGGCCACTGCGGGCTGCAGGCAGTCCAGCATCACGTTGCCCAGGTAGGCGGCGGGGATGCCGCGGCGGCGGAGGTCGGCGGCGGTGGGTTCGTCGCGGGTGAAGACGCGGACGGCGCGGCGCAGCACCCGGAGGGGCAGCGGCCCGTAGGGCGCGTGCAGGACGCTGTCGGCGGAGGCCACGAGCACCGTGGGGGCGCCCGCCAGCAGCGCCATGGCCAGGCAGTAGGGGTCGCCCACGGCCATGGCCAGGGCGAAGCAGCCGCGCTGCGCCCGCAGCGTCCTCCGCTGGGCGAGCCAGAAGCGGACGAACCCGGCGCGCAGGTCGCCGCTCAGGCCGCGCAGGCCGTCCCTGAAGGCGAAGCCGCCACTGGGGAAGACGCGCCGCGGATCGAGCAGCCGCACCCGGGGCGGGTAGGCCTGTCCCAGCCCCACCAGCGGGTAGGCCACCGCGTCCACACCCTCCAGATGGCGGATGACCTCCGCGGCGATCAGGTCCTCGCCGTGTCCGTTACTGACGGCCAAAAACGGCGTGGCCACGGTCGCCCTCACGCAGGGCCTGGAAGACCCCCTCGTAGTAGGCCTTCCACAGCAGGTGGTTGTAGCACTCGTTGCAGACCAGCAGCAGCCGGCGCCGCTCCGCCCAGGGACGGACGGCCTGGATCAGGCGGGTGACGGCGCCGCTGCGGAAGACGAGCCACTTAAGCGGCAGCAGCACCGGGTGGATCTCCAGGAACAGCCCCAGCCCGGCGGGCCGACCGTGCTTGCGCCAGAAGTAGACCGCGCCCGCACCCGCCTGCCGCAGCTTCGCCCTTGCCTCATCCAGCGTCTGCACATCCAGGTGGTAGGCCAGGGCGGCCGGCTCGTAGCGCAGCGCCACCCCGGCCCGGCGCAGGCGCAGTCCCAGCTCGATGTCCTCCCAGCCGTAGCCCACAAACCCCTCGTCGAAGCCCCCTGCGGCGTGAAAGGCGCTGGCCGTCACCGAGAAGTTGCGGGTGACCACGTGGTAGGGGGAGAGCCGCTGCCGGCGGCGCACGGTCAGGTCGGGCATCATGTGGCTGGTCCGCATGAAGAGGGTGACCAGGGTGCGGGGGTCCTGCAGGGTGCGGCCCTGCACCCCCACCGCGCCCGGGCCGGCGTGGTGGCGCAGGTGCGCGGCCACAAACCCCGGCGCCGGGCGCACATCGGCGTCGAGGAAGAGCAGGACGGGCGAGCGGGCTTCCCGCGCTCCGGCGTTGCGCGCGGCGCTGCGGCCACGGTTCTCCTGGGGGAGGACGCGCAGGGGGAGCGGGAAGCGCAGTGCCTGCAGCGCCTCCACCGTGCCGTCGGTGGAGCCGTCGTCGACGACGATGACCTCGAAGGCGCCGTTGCCCGCGTCTTCCTGCGCGGCCAGGGCGGCCAGGGTCTCCTGCAGGAAGGCCCGGCTGTTGTGTGCGGGGATGATGACCGAAAGCTGCGGCGCGCTCACCCGCCTCACCCCCGGTGCCGGGCCGGCGCCTCTCCGTTCTGATGGGCCCTCTCCCGGTGGAGCGTCACCCGATGGAGCTCCTCCCGCGGCTTCGGGTCCCGCCGCCATTCCCGGCGCAGCGTCTCCAGATAGTGGCGGTTCAGCACGCTGCGCATGGCCACGTACTCCAGGGTGCCCAGCCCCAGGTGCCGCAGCCGCGCGGCGATGGACGGGACGTTGCGCTGGTTGAGCAGCCCTCCGCCGGCCAGCAGGAAGTAGATGATGCGGTGGAGGGCGGTGTACTGGATCAGCACGCGCGTCCGCCACCCCGGGTACTTCCTGTAGAGGTAGATGGCGGTGCGGGCGCGCTCTTCCTCCTTGGTCAGGGCCTGGCCGAAGGTCTCCAGGGAGGGGGCCGGCTGTACGTGGAAGGCCACCGCCTCCGGGCGGAAGACCCGCCGCAGCCCCCGCCGCTGCAGGCGGAAGCCCAGGTCGATATCCTCCCAGCCGTAGGCCCGGAACCCTTCGTCGAAGAGGCCGGCTCCCAGCAGCTCGCTGCGGGGCAGGGAGGCGTTGGCGGTGTCCAGGTAGGAGGGGGAGAGTCGTGTTGCCGGCAGCCGCTCCGGAAGGCGGATGTCGGGGATGGCCACCACCGGCCCGCGGCAGAGCACGGCCCTCGAGGCCCGGCGGTGCACGTCCATGTGGTGCGCCAGGAAGTCCGGCCGCACTAGGACATCGCTGTCGATGAAGACGACAATCTCCCCGCGCGCCTGCCGCACCCCCTCGTTGCGGGCGGCGCTGCGGCCCCGGTTCTCTGG
Proteins encoded:
- a CDS encoding lipid-A-disaccharide synthase-related protein, giving the protein MATPFLAVSNGHGEDLIAAEVIRHLEGVDAVAYPLVGLGQAYPPRVRLLDPRRVFPSGGFAFRDGLRGLSGDLRAGFVRFWLAQRRTLRAQRGCFALAMAVGDPYCLAMALLAGAPTVLVASADSVLHAPYGPLPLRVLRRAVRVFTRDEPTAADLRRRGIPAAYLGNVMLDCLQPAVADFTVAAGRPVVTLLPGSRSDAPRNAALLGEVAARIARSRPDVQFLLSLAPTVEEETVLQALRRSTGSARHSSGARTDPGAAPVEVGPARLTFTRAFAPAVERADVVVGLAGTANEQAAGLGKPVVAFPGPGPQFTARFLALQRHLLGEAIVAASNPDQAAAAVLQLLASPQERARRGQAGRERMGAPGAAARVAAEIQRLLTGAPAGTGR
- a CDS encoding glycosyltransferase codes for the protein MSAPQLSVIIPAHNSRAFLQETLAALAAQEDAGNGAFEVIVVDDGSTDGTVEALQALRFPLPLRVLPQENRGRSAARNAGAREARSPVLLFLDADVRPAPGFVAAHLRHHAGPGAVGVQGRTLQDPRTLVTLFMRTSHMMPDLTVRRRQRLSPYHVVTRNFSVTASAFHAAGGFDEGFVGYGWEDIELGLRLRRAGVALRYEPAALAYHLDVQTLDEARAKLRQAGAGAVYFWRKHGRPAGLGLFLEIHPVLLPLKWLVFRSGAVTRLIQAVRPWAERRRLLLVCNECYNHLLWKAYYEGVFQALREGDRGHAVFGRQ
- a CDS encoding glycosyltransferase family A protein, translating into MVSAPTLSVIIPTYNRAELLPRVLENLVRQDLPPELYEVLVVDDGSTDETPSLVGARAAVDGRIRLLRWPENRGRSAARNEGVRQARGEIVVFIDSDVLVRPDFLAHHMDVHRRASRAVLCRGPVVAIPDIRLPERLPATRLSPSYLDTANASLPRSELLGAGLFDEGFRAYGWEDIDLGFRLQRRGLRRVFRPEAVAFHVQPAPSLETFGQALTKEEERARTAIYLYRKYPGWRTRVLIQYTALHRIIYFLLAGGGLLNQRNVPSIAARLRHLGLGTLEYVAMRSVLNRHYLETLRREWRRDPKPREELHRVTLHRERAHQNGEAPARHRG